A genomic region of Haliotis asinina isolate JCU_RB_2024 chromosome 1, JCU_Hal_asi_v2, whole genome shotgun sequence contains the following coding sequences:
- the LOC137287405 gene encoding uncharacterized protein, which translates to MTITNAVPKSFLLLTQSLCVSAVLICSYPNYLWSSGELICTGDGFIHKYINPSEFDVAECQLPNGKCDPANASASVINKTQTVLNITHIKTTDAGEWSCATKLNTDSRCNLTVVKTPTCSITSKQDTNSLVQYQELSLTVDVRDYYCSTAHNISLQTGNVTTLLMKADSVPSVTDNTSSVTLNVTDSHLGKVGLVFRCDSSQWSVECAGVTKFAPKKPECDITSDKGTETLTLHGEVTLTVNVAAYYDIQGSYCSGDTNFTLQTGEVSQLLHVGDQGLSPITLNVTETHLGGVRLVFNCQVQHWNLSCNGVTRLHNKRKPLDQVATPSVLIISASVVGSLVLIVVVAIVIVFVVKRKVNRIKQRSSVQSCSPPYITVGQPTSAAYAAVEVNNSIRLPSGPGRSHKVDVIDAGGYASVADVVTNGEHTSPWPPRDESDELSAPSADRLKKEIGVIVQKIVPEDDQACVNELYASVNKLEYTTTKSDTTSV; encoded by the exons ATGACAATCACCAACGCCGTGCCCAAGTCTTTCCTTTTACTGACACAATCCCTTTGCG TTTCTGCGGTACTCATCTGCTCATATCCCAACTATCTGTGGTCGTCTGGAGAGTTGATCTGTACAGGGGATGGCTTTATACACAAGTATATCAACCCCAGTGAATTTGATGTTGCTGAATGTCAACTGCCAAATGGAAAATGCGATCCTGCGAACGCATCGGCGTCTGTCATCAATAAAACTCAAACAGTCCTCAACATTACTCACATAAAAACAACAGATGCGGGAGAATGGTCATGTGCGACTAAACTTAACACTGATTCCAGATGTAATCTAACAGTTGTGA agACACCAACATGTAGCATCACCAGTAAGCAGGACACTAACTCACTTGTCCAGTACCAGGAGCTGTCCCTTACAGTGGACGTTCGAGACTACTACTGCTCCACCGCCCACAACATCTCCCTCCAGACCGGGAATGTGACAACCCTGCTGATGAAAGCTGATTCTGTACCAAGTGTCACCGATAATACTTCATcggtaacactaaatgtgacggACTCCCATCTTGGCAAAGTAGGACTGGTGTTTAGATGTGACAGCAGTCAGTGGAGTGTAGAGTGTGCTGGTGTGACTAAATTCG CCCCAAAGAAACCAGAATGCGACATCACCAGTGACAAGGGCACAGAGACACTCACCCTGCACGGGGAAGTGACACTGACCGTGAACGTTGCTGCATATTACGATATACAAGGCTCCTACTGTTCTGGAGATACAAATTTCACACTGCAGACAGGTGAAGTCTCGCAATTACTACATGTTGGTGACCAAGGTCTTTCACCAATAACACTCAACGTGACTGAAACACACTTGGGTGGGGTAAGGCTGGTATTCAACTGTCAAGTCCAACACTGGAATCTCAGCTGCAACGGTGTGACCCGACTCCACAACA AAAGAAAACCACTGGACCAAGTAGCGACACCCTCAGTGCTAATCATTTCTGCTTCTGTAGTTGGCAGCCTGGTTCTAATCGTCGTCGTCGCCATTGTCATCGTGTTTGTCGTTAAGAGAAAGGTAAATCGAATAAAACAACGCTCGTCAGTTCAATCTTGTTCGCCTCCATACATAACTGTGGGGCAACCCACAAGTGCTGCTTATGCTGCCGTGGAAGTGAATAACTCCATACGACTACCATCTGGTCCAGGTCGATCCCACAAGGTAGATGTGATCGATGCAGGAGGTTATGCTAGTGTCGCAGATGTCGTCACTAACGGTGAACACACATCTCCTTGGCCACCAAGGGATGAATCTGATGAATTATCTGCACCATCTGCAGATAGGCTTAAGAAGGAGATAGGTGTCATTGTACAGAAGATTGTCCCAGAAGATGAtcaagcatgtgttaatgaactGTATGCCTCTGTAAACAAGCTGGAGTATACGACTACAAAGAGTGATACTACATCAGTATGA